A part of Synechococcus sp. UW179A genomic DNA contains:
- a CDS encoding class I SAM-dependent methyltransferase produces the protein MTDYNFFDHDTYARSRPKEDFWGQIKRTVRGEPADENQIKFITKAITNGLKLERNDNIIDFCCGNGALSSRLKNSVSKLKGIDNSEYLISIAKEFFEESPDISFMHSEIIDFLNSSTPTEASKYSKSLCYGSFSYLEQTIIDNILDQFNLKFKAISRFYIGNIPDRSRADVFFKDSIPQNADLASCKSVIGKWWTKSEIRALSEKYNWEATIIDMPEAFYASAYRFDVILSRDV, from the coding sequence ATGACCGATTACAACTTTTTTGATCACGACACGTACGCAAGATCTCGACCCAAGGAAGATTTTTGGGGGCAAATAAAACGCACAGTGCGGGGAGAACCTGCTGATGAAAACCAAATAAAATTCATAACAAAAGCAATCACAAATGGGCTTAAACTAGAACGAAATGATAACATTATCGATTTTTGTTGTGGGAATGGAGCATTGTCATCGAGATTGAAAAATAGTGTATCCAAACTGAAAGGGATTGACAACTCGGAGTATCTCATCTCTATTGCAAAAGAGTTTTTTGAAGAATCACCAGATATCAGTTTTATGCATTCAGAGATTATTGATTTTTTGAATTCTTCTACACCTACGGAAGCCTCCAAATATAGCAAGTCACTATGTTACGGATCTTTTTCGTACTTAGAGCAAACCATAATAGACAACATACTAGATCAGTTTAATCTAAAATTTAAAGCAATAAGCCGTTTTTATATCGGAAATATACCTGACAGATCGAGGGCAGATGTATTTTTCAAAGATTCAATACCACAAAATGCAGATCTCGCGTCTTGTAAAAGTGTAATAGGCAAATGGTGGACGAAGTCAGAAATAAGAGCTCTTTCAGAGAAATATAACTGGGAAGCTACTATTATCGATATGCCTGAGGCGTTCTACGCCAGTGCGTATCGTTTTGATGTTATACTTTCAAGAGATGTGTAA
- a CDS encoding aminotransferase class I/II-fold pyridoxal phosphate-dependent enzyme, giving the protein MTIKKKTIGTSSLAKPSLDAFLHYSNLFIEEGQYSNNGPCVKLLEKRLARFHKCKYCITFSNGFWGLVLALDCLKLANRNEVLIPSLTYRRMADLVTWAELKPVYYDIDPNTLTAKKQHIEEKLTQNTAAVLGVQPIVNCFPTYAIKQLCENHKIPFIMDSVESAYEMNNGSKVGAQATVEVFSMHASKLLNGGEGGYATTNEEYIYKKLSSLRGFGFEGPDNLKYENGINAKLNEVHAALALANLDSIESLVRHNRRIYQSYKNELFDIPGIELIYFNESEKTSYKNIVVKINTSFPLSRDQLEEYLNQNSFLARSYYSPPLHIQNKTDVKLPNTESCSLNHLILPSGYQCTTKDVADICKLIRSLK; this is encoded by the coding sequence ATGACAATTAAAAAGAAAACTATAGGTACATCAAGTCTTGCCAAGCCAAGCTTGGATGCGTTTCTGCATTATTCAAATCTGTTTATCGAAGAAGGCCAGTATTCAAACAATGGTCCCTGCGTTAAATTGCTAGAAAAAAGACTGGCACGATTTCACAAATGCAAATACTGCATCACATTCTCGAATGGTTTTTGGGGCCTAGTATTAGCCCTAGACTGCCTTAAACTAGCCAATAGAAATGAAGTATTGATTCCATCCCTAACATATAGAAGGATGGCAGATTTGGTTACTTGGGCAGAGCTGAAACCAGTATATTACGACATCGACCCCAATACGCTTACAGCGAAAAAACAGCACATAGAAGAAAAATTAACTCAAAATACAGCTGCAGTTCTTGGGGTGCAACCAATAGTTAATTGTTTCCCAACATATGCCATAAAGCAGTTATGTGAAAATCATAAAATTCCTTTTATCATGGATAGTGTAGAGTCTGCATATGAAATGAACAACGGTTCTAAAGTAGGAGCACAGGCAACCGTAGAAGTGTTTTCAATGCATGCCAGTAAATTACTTAATGGCGGTGAAGGTGGATATGCAACAACTAATGAAGAATACATATATAAGAAGCTATCTTCCCTTAGAGGATTTGGGTTTGAAGGACCAGATAACCTTAAATATGAAAATGGTATAAATGCTAAATTAAACGAGGTGCACGCAGCCTTGGCTTTGGCAAATTTAGATTCAATAGAAAGTCTTGTCAGACATAATCGGAGGATATATCAGAGCTACAAGAACGAACTGTTTGATATTCCAGGTATCGAATTAATCTATTTCAATGAATCCGAAAAAACAAGTTATAAAAACATAGTTGTGAAAATAAATACTTCTTTTCCCTTGTCTAGAGACCAGCTGGAAGAATATCTCAATCAAAATTCATTTCTTGCAAGGTCTTACTACTCACCACCTCTTCATATTCAAAATAAGACCGATGTAAAACTACCCAATACAGAATCTTGCTCACTCAATCATCTCATATTACCCTCAGGATATCAATGCACAACAAAGGATGTAGCAGACATCTGTAAGCTTATTAGAAGCTTGAAATAA
- a CDS encoding WbqC family protein, producing MGKLNGYCGIMQPYFFPYWGHFSLIAYTGKWVIFDECQYKPKSWMNRNRILHPSKGWQYLTVPLANSSRNIKAKDAKLINPKQTKDTIIRKLEHYKKEANNFSVVIDLIDEAFKNIDPEYSLTSLCRASIALTCEYLGILFNSQLSSELKLCYPANMNAGRWAPFIAQSVHATGYLNPISGASLFEDSEFKKRNLELKFLRTETAEYSQGNYEKHINLSILDTLMWLPVNEIRDIIIKNVCIIDGDRYLQELSEETKAAES from the coding sequence ATGGGTAAGTTAAATGGATACTGTGGAATAATGCAACCATATTTTTTCCCGTACTGGGGACATTTCTCTCTGATTGCATATACAGGTAAGTGGGTAATTTTTGATGAATGTCAATATAAACCTAAAAGCTGGATGAACAGAAATCGCATTCTTCACCCAAGCAAGGGTTGGCAATACCTTACTGTGCCTCTTGCAAATTCATCCCGCAATATTAAAGCAAAAGACGCAAAACTAATTAATCCCAAGCAAACAAAAGATACAATAATCAGAAAACTTGAACATTACAAAAAGGAGGCGAATAACTTTTCTGTTGTTATCGATCTCATTGATGAGGCATTTAAGAATATTGACCCTGAATATTCACTTACTTCGTTATGCCGAGCATCAATTGCGCTGACATGTGAGTATCTAGGAATATTGTTTAATTCACAGCTTAGTTCAGAGCTCAAACTTTGTTATCCTGCAAATATGAATGCAGGGAGATGGGCTCCTTTTATCGCACAAAGTGTACATGCGACAGGCTATCTAAACCCCATCAGCGGTGCATCGTTGTTTGAAGATTCAGAGTTCAAGAAGAGAAATCTGGAATTAAAATTTCTTCGTACCGAAACAGCAGAATATAGTCAAGGCAATTACGAAAAACACATAAACTTGTCTATACTTGATACTCTTATGTGGCTTCCAGTCAACGAAATACGAGATATCATTATTAAAAATGTGTGTATAATAGACGGTGATCGATACCTTCAAGAACTCTCGGAGGAAACAAAAGCAGCTGAGAGCTAA
- a CDS encoding DegT/DnrJ/EryC1/StrS aminotransferase family protein — MSINKPAIIGGDPEFRTKLPVGQLYFPTKQEYILAMKGIFEREYYTNSGPLLVEFERKLASYFEVEEVIAVTNNTLGLIMTAEALDLKGSVILPALTFVASALSIKRCSLTPVFCDIDKKSIFPSPQELENAYRPDTSAVLGVNLWGGCAPIKETEQWAKNKKIKVYWDSAQAVGCEVKEKKIGGNGEAEVFSFHATKILSTTEGGCITTNNKDLAHKLRNIRSSYGVRKKTNVLRTTNARMSEMQAAIGIISLEHLEEYIENNLSLRTIYKMLIDSIPGIELMGETGVSKSNHQSIVILVDEERYGISRNLVVKALNAEGVLARRYFLPSLHKLSQFTGEKAINLPNTEYFQSRNIVMPLGARTSQENIFQICELLTKFRQHTEAIKRHG, encoded by the coding sequence ATGTCAATAAACAAACCTGCAATTATCGGTGGAGATCCAGAATTCAGAACAAAACTTCCAGTAGGACAGCTATATTTCCCTACAAAACAGGAATATATTCTGGCAATGAAAGGAATTTTTGAACGTGAATACTATACAAATAGTGGCCCATTATTGGTCGAGTTTGAAAGAAAACTGGCCTCATATTTTGAGGTTGAAGAGGTCATCGCAGTGACAAATAATACTTTGGGATTAATAATGACGGCTGAAGCGCTTGACCTTAAAGGTAGTGTTATTTTACCTGCTCTGACATTCGTAGCATCAGCTCTAAGCATCAAGCGATGTTCCTTAACACCAGTATTTTGCGATATAGACAAAAAAAGTATTTTCCCATCTCCGCAAGAATTGGAAAATGCATATCGCCCTGACACTTCTGCGGTACTAGGGGTAAATCTATGGGGTGGCTGTGCACCAATAAAAGAAACAGAGCAGTGGGCAAAAAATAAAAAAATCAAAGTGTATTGGGATTCAGCACAAGCAGTAGGATGCGAGGTCAAAGAGAAAAAAATAGGGGGTAACGGAGAAGCAGAGGTTTTCAGCTTTCACGCTACAAAAATATTAAGCACAACTGAGGGCGGGTGTATAACGACCAATAACAAAGATTTGGCACATAAGCTTAGAAATATTCGCTCCAGTTATGGTGTGAGAAAAAAAACAAACGTACTTAGAACGACCAACGCACGTATGTCTGAAATGCAAGCGGCAATAGGCATCATCTCTCTGGAGCATCTAGAAGAGTATATAGAAAATAATTTATCACTCCGAACTATCTATAAAATGCTAATTGATTCAATCCCAGGGATAGAATTGATGGGTGAAACTGGGGTTAGCAAATCCAATCATCAAAGCATAGTTATACTTGTCGACGAGGAAAGGTATGGAATCTCAAGGAATTTAGTTGTTAAAGCCCTTAATGCAGAGGGTGTTTTGGCTCGTAGATACTTTCTACCATCGCTGCACAAGCTAAGCCAGTTCACTGGCGAAAAAGCCATTAACTTGCCAAACACTGAATATTTTCAAAGTAGAAACATTGTAATGCCACTAGGAGCGCGAACCAGCCAAGAGAATATATTCCAAATATGTGAATTATTAACCAAATTTAGACAGCATACAGAGGCCATAAAAAGACATGGGTAA